GCGAACACCGGATTGGATGCGGCCAGTTCGACCAGCCGCTCTTCCGGTACTTTCGTAATGCGCGCCATCGCCGGCAATCCCATCACGCGGATGGTGGCGTCGGGCAGCGCGTAGCAGGCGTCGGCCATCAGGCCGCTGGTGATGAAGCCGCCCGACAGCGCCTGGTCGTACACCAGCGCGATGACCTTGTGACCCTGGCGCCGCGCCAGTTCGACGCATTTGCCCAGGTGCGCCATGTAGCTGTTGATGCCTAACATTTCATCTCGATGGCGCAGGCGCTGGCCCTGGGTATCGACCAGCATCAGAATCGGCCGCCCGGGATGTTCGCGGACCGTCTCCAGCACGAAGCGCGCCTGCGCCAGCGCGATTTCTACGCCGATGGGCGCATGGCCGGTCGTGCCGACGACGGCGATGGTCTGCTCGCCTGCCTGCGCGCTGCCGCTCAGGAAGTTGTCTTCTTCAGTGATCGCGTGGCCGCGCGGGAACAGGGCGCCGGCGAGTGCTTTCCAGTCCATCAGCGGCCTCCCAGTTGATGCGAAGCGACGGCCGCCATGAAATCGGCGGCATCGAGCATTGGAATTGCCTCCGGCCGCGCGACGCCCAGAGCGGCCCAGATATCCAGCGGCTCGGACATCGCGCCGAAGCGCTCGATGCGCTCGCCGAGCATCGCCTGTTCCTGCTCCAGGTCCTGCAGGCTCAATGCGGTCGTTTGCCCGCGGAAGGCGGCAACGGTATCGATGGCGGCCTGGCGGAAAGCCTCCACCGAATCGGCCACCACTGC
This window of the Massilia sp. R2A-15 genome carries:
- the mdcE gene encoding biotin-independent malonate decarboxylase subunit gamma — protein: MDWKALAGALFPRGHAITEEDNFLSGSAQAGEQTIAVVGTTGHAPIGVEIALAQARFVLETVREHPGRPILMLVDTQGQRLRHRDEMLGINSYMAHLGKCVELARRQGHKVIALVYDQALSGGFITSGLMADACYALPDATIRVMGLPAMARITKVPEERLVELAASNPVFAPGPENYLRMGGVQEIWSGDLTAQLQQALDASNGGDLRGVLGQARGGRKLAQRVIDAIVSGSDVLAP